The Chlamydiota bacterium genome segment GCGCCATCGTCTTTGTCTTTCTTATTCTCTTCCAACATAAATACCTCCTTTTTGAACTTCTACATTTTTTGTTCTGGAACCGGATGCGCCACCCTCATATCCGAGGGAAAGGCCAAACCCCATTTTGCCGCTGTTTCAAACGAGGCCAAGGCGGCCCGAATCTTAATGGAAAGAAGTTCCACATCGCAAAGTAAAATCACAATATCCGCGTTGATCACAAGCCCCTTATCCAGGATGCGTTCCACCACATCGGCCAATGAGTCTCCCTTTGTCGCGTGAGTGAATGGCATTTATGCCTCCTCAGGTCCAAAACCGGTGACATTGAACCCTTCATCCAGCGAAATCACATAATGGTTTTTATCAAAAATGGTCGGGTGACCCAATTTTTTCAGGTACTCGTTTTCTTCGGTCACTTCAATCGTTCCTTCCCATCCCATATCCGACTTCGCCAATTTCAAAACACGAATGGAGGCCGGATCTTTACCCAGCTCTTCCTGAACGAATCCCGTGACCTTTGCCTTCGCCTCATGAATGTCAGACATGGAAACCTCCTTCTCTTAAAACCTTATAATTCTTCATCATTTGACTCTTCCCCCTCTTCTTCGACGGGTTCCTGACTCCTTTTGTCTATCTCATCCAGAACCCCCAAAATCTCCTTTTCCTTTAAATTATATTCTTCCTCCCCTATTTCACCCATATCCAATTTCGCTTGGAGCAAGAGAAGACGTTCCATCACTTTCTCCCTGCTGCCGTATAACTCATTCTCAGCCATATCCTTAATCTTCTTTCCCAGCCAAATCACCAAGTCATCGAAGAGAAACATGATTTTAAGACCTTTCTATAAGCTCTGCCTTTGATTTAGGTTTGCCGCCTTCTTCCTCCAATTGAATCACAATCTCAACAAAGTTAAAGGGCGGAATAGGCCCCACATACTTAAACTGAATCTGGGAACCGTACCTGACTTCTAGGTCGTTCACGACCTCATCAAAAGAGGCCTGTTTTTCATCCTCTACAAGAAAGGCCACATTCATAATGTTTACATCCCCCAAAACATTTTGTTTTTTGTGTTGAACAGCCCAAGGGGCAAGTTCGTGGATCAGCGTTTCGGCCGTTTTAATGTTCTTCTCCTCCAAGGCCTCTTTCACCACATGCCCCACATCAATCAGAGCGGTGTGCCTTTCCTGTAAAGCCATTTTCATAACCTTCTCTTTAGCAGCTATCACCTTTTCGTTTTCCTGACTTAATTTAGAGAAAACCTCATCCAGATTTTTCCATCTTGCCCGGAGGCCCAGCTCACTTTTGCCCTGAATCTTTGCAAAAGTCTCCTGAAATTCCTTCACCTTCTCCTGCCGCTTTAAAACCTGCCGGACAATCTGATCCTTCGTCTCGGCGAGGGTGCAAAATTTCACGGGGAGCACCGGCTGAATCTGCATTACCTTTTCATTGACCAACTGATGAGCCATTAAAAAATCCCGCGTCAGGTGATATTTCTTCAGGGGCTCTTCTGAGACCACAGCCGCAAAATCCCCGTGGGCCACGACTTCGATCGGACTCGTGCCGTGAATCCCCTGAGCTTCAATCCCACCACCTGTTGTTGGCACTTTGGGCCTGTCCAACTTCGTTAGACCTGCCTCCGGCAGAACAACAGGTGGTGGGACAATCGTCAGAGGTCCCTTATTTTCAATCACGCAATACACCCAAAATCCCATCTTTTCCATAACATCAGCTCCTTCATTAACCACTGCCCCATAAATGGGGCGACTACATCACGATTCACTACCTGCCCCATAAATGGGGCGACTACAATGGCCTGCTACTTGTAGTCGCCCGATTTATCGGGCAATCCATGCTACGCAGCTATTCATTCCAATGTAATTGCAGGGTTACAAAACTAAATGGGGCCATGGGTCCCACAGATTTCACTTCCACCCTGTCCCGAAATTCATCAGCCAATGTTTCGGCTGATTTATCGAATTCCTTGAGCCAATCCTTACCAATTAAAAAGGCTTCATGAAGGACAAGCTCATCAGCCCCAGATTCCATCGCCTTAAAACCCTTTGCTAATTTTTTAAACGGCACGAGATAGCTTTCTCCCTCCGCTACCTTTTTTTTCTCCAACGCAGCAGCTACAAGTTCTCCCGCGTGAATGAGGTCCCTGCGGGTTTGAGGCGGCTTACCTGATTTCAAGTCTCGAATCTTCCGATTCTCCTCGGAAATTTCTTCATAAATTTTCTTCATGTCTTTCCACCGAATTTTAATATCCATCTCGACCTTCCCTTCCATATCTCTCAAAAGGTCCATCAACTCCTTTGAATTTCTTTCTAAAAAAGAAATAATTTCATCGGAGGTCTCAGCCATTGTACAGAAACGCATCGGAAGAATATTGTACAATTCCATCACCTTCTCGATCACCTTCATATGAGCCGTCAGATTTTCCTTTGAGAGAATGTAATGATCCATGGAGGCATTGCTCACAACGGCCGCCAGGCCCCCAGAACCAATGGTCATCACCTCATCCTCCTCGCCTCCAATCCCAATAGGGCCAAAATTCTCAGCCCCATTGCTGGAAATAATACCATAAATATATTTTCCTACATGCTTCATAACCTAACCCTTTCCATTGGTCTGAAACAAATCCACCTTCCAGGACTGACGACCTCCCTGACAATAGTCTAGCAGCAGTTCATACGCCTCATGAATTTTTTGGAATTCCTGATTGTCCAACTCGGGGTGAATGTCCGGATGAAATTCCCGTGATTTCTCTTTATAGGCGTGTTTCACCGTTTCCAAATTTTGATCGCCTTCCAAACCTAACACCTCCTTTGCCCGGCGGATCTCTCGCTCCTCAAATTCCTTGACCAGAATCATAGAAAAACTATAAGGCGGTAAAGGTCCAATACAACGAAAATTAAATTTCCCCTCAAATCTCTGATCCAAATCCTCGACGGCTTTGGAAAATTGATCTTCTTGATCATGCTTCAGCAAAAAAGAGGCGTTCAAAACCATGTCATCATTCATCACATCATGTGGGGCGCTCTCTTGACTCACTTTCTTTAAGGCAAACAGGATCTCGTCAGCCCATTGATTCGCATATTCCTTTAATTTTGCCGCTAGGTTCATCCCCAAAGCGATCTTTTCATCCTTTTCTCTCTCAGGCGAAAGTGCATGAATCGCTTTTATCCGACTTTCAATTTCTGGATCGCCCTCAGCCATTCCTTTGAGAACCTCCCTGGAGTCCCAAGTGGCCACGACATCCATCTCGACACGATCCTTCATCTTCGAAATCCACTCCTCAAGACGCCGCTCGTTTTGTAAAAGGAGCTCACGTACTTCTTCTCTATCCCTTAGGACAGTCCCAAATTTGCACGGGAGAATAAATTGGCTCTTCATAATCATCTCCAGCGTTTCCTGATGCGTTAATAAGGTTTTGACCAATCTTTCTTTGCTCAAAAGTCCGAAATCTTCCTGGGGTGCAGGTCCAATCACGGCAGCAATATTTCGACTGGGTAGAGCTTCAACCTTTCCCCTTCCCAGATCCGCTGTTTCAAAACCGATGGCGCCAAAATTCTTCACCGCGTTCGATTCAATAATCCCGTAAAGATAAGAACGCATACCTTAACCTCCTAACCCTCTCACTTTTTAGCCTTCGCAGCGATTCGAATCGCCTCTTGGAAATGTTCTTTCTTCACTATAAATTTCTCCGCCAATCCATTGGACTTATCTTGATACTCTTCAATGAATTCCCGAATCGCCAAGGTCACCGCCTGCCGGCAAATGGCTGCAATATCGGCCCCATTGGCCCCTTCGCTTTCTCGAGCAAGCTCTTCCTTGTCCACCCTTTTTTCCACGGGGGTTCCCTTCAAATGAATCTGAAATATCCCCTCTCGCGCTTTAAGATCCGGAGGACCCAGCATAATGATATGATCAAATCTGCCCGGCCGGATCAGGGCCGGGTCAATCAAATCCACTCGATTGGTCGCACCCAAGATAATCACGCCCCGAAGCTCCTCCATCCCATCTAACTCTGTTAAAAACTGACTAATGGTCCGACCCATGACCCCGGCATCCCCATCGCCCGATCCCCTCCTGGGGGCAATGGAGTCCATCTCATCAAAAAAGAGAACACAGGGGGCCGCAGACCTTGCCTTTTTAAAAATCTCTCGAATGCCTTTCTCTGTCTCCCCCACATACTTCGAAACCAATTCTGGACCTTTAATCGAAATAAAATTGACCTCAGACTCCGTTGCCAACGCCTTTGCGAGTAAAGTTTTCCCTGTTCCCGGAGCGCCGGCCAAGAGAACCCCTTTATTTGGTTTAAGATTGGCCTTCTCGAAAACCTTCGCATAATGAAGGGGCCACTCTGCTCCCTCGATAAGCACCTTTTTCACAGCTTCAAGCCCTCCAATATCCGACCAACGTACATTGGGAGTCTCTAGTGAGACCTCACGAATTGCGGAGGGCTCCACCTCATTCAATGCCTGCATAAAGTGCTCTTGCGTCACCTCCATAGACTCGATCACCTCAAAGGGAAGGTCCTCGATGCTCATTCCTCTTTTTTCCAAAACCTGTCTCAGGCAACTCATCGCCGCCTCCCTGGCCAATGCCTCCAAATCAGCCCCCACATAGCCATGGGTGATATCCGCTATCCTCTCCAAACTCACATCTTCTGCCAGGGGCATTCCACGGGTATGAATTTCAAGTATTTTGAGCCGCCCATTGCGATCCGGAATTCCAATCGTAATCTCGCGATCAAACCGGCCGGGGCGCCTGAGTGCAGGATCCAAAAGATCCGGCATATTGGTGGCCCCAATCACAATCAGCTCGCCCCGTGATTTCAAACCATCCAAAAGAGACAAAAGCGTGGCGACAATCCTCTTCTCTACTTCCCCCTGGACATTCGCCCTCTTGGGGGCCACCGAATCAATTTCATCAATGAAGACAATCGCTGGAGCATTGTTTCTAGCTTCCTCAAATATACTTCTTAAATGAGCCTCACTCTCTCCATAAAATTTGTGCACAATCTCTGGACCGTTGACAGTATAGAAATTGGCCTCCGATTCGTGAGCCACCGCCCGGGCAATCAATGTCTTTCCTGTACCGGGAGGTCCATAAAGAAGAACCCCCTTCGGGGGATCAATTCCCAATCGCTCAAACACCTCAGGATGCTTGAGAGGCAGTTCTACCATCTCTCGAATGCGCTGAATCTCCTTAGTCAAACCGCCAATGTCCTCGTAAGAAACTCCGGGACGAGCCTTTTCTTCACCCTTGGCAGCCTCTCCTTCAATTTTAATTTGCGTTGAAGATGTGACGAGAAGAGGACCGTCAGGAGCGGTATTAACCACTTCAAAATCTCGAGTCCTGGATCCGAAAAGAGTCGTGCGAACCCGGTCTCCCTTAATGACAGGCAGCCCCTCCAGAAGACGACCTACATAAGGATCGGATGCGCTTAGCGCACCCTGCTTTGAGGGACTGAGTGTTGTTTTGAGCCATAAGGTTCTCGCAAATTCTGCGGTTGTAGCGTGAATTAAAACCTTTTCATCTAAACTGACCCCCGCATTTTCACGGGTGATTCCATCCATTTGAATACAATGCTTTCCCCGATACTCCTCGTAAGTCGGCGCCAGCTTCGCTACCGTCTTATGCTTTCCTTCAATACAGATGATATCGCCAACATCGCAGCCCAACTTTTC includes the following:
- a CDS encoding gas vesicle protein; translated protein: MPFTHATKGDSLADVVERILDKGLVINADIVILLCDVELLSIKIRAALASFETAAKWGLAFPSDMRVAHPVPEQKM
- a CDS encoding gas vesicle protein GvpG — its product is MFLFDDLVIWLGKKIKDMAENELYGSREKVMERLLLLQAKLDMGEIGEEEYNLKEKEILGVLDEIDKRSQEPVEEEGEESNDEEL
- a CDS encoding GvpL/GvpF family gas vesicle protein, whose translation is MEKMGFWVYCVIENKGPLTIVPPPVVLPEAGLTKLDRPKVPTTGGGIEAQGIHGTSPIEVVAHGDFAAVVSEEPLKKYHLTRDFLMAHQLVNEKVMQIQPVLPVKFCTLAETKDQIVRQVLKRQEKVKEFQETFAKIQGKSELGLRARWKNLDEVFSKLSQENEKVIAAKEKVMKMALQERHTALIDVGHVVKEALEEKNIKTAETLIHELAPWAVQHKKQNVLGDVNIMNVAFLVEDEKQASFDEVVNDLEVRYGSQIQFKYVGPIPPFNFVEIVIQLEEEGGKPKSKAELIERS
- a CDS encoding GvpL/GvpF family gas vesicle protein, with amino-acid sequence MKHVGKYIYGIISSNGAENFGPIGIGGEEDEVMTIGSGGLAAVVSNASMDHYILSKENLTAHMKVIEKVMELYNILPMRFCTMAETSDEIISFLERNSKELMDLLRDMEGKVEMDIKIRWKDMKKIYEEISEENRKIRDLKSGKPPQTRRDLIHAGELVAAALEKKKVAEGESYLVPFKKLAKGFKAMESGADELVLHEAFLIGKDWLKEFDKSAETLADEFRDRVEVKSVGPMAPFSFVTLQLHWNE
- a CDS encoding GvpL/GvpF family gas vesicle protein, translated to MRSYLYGIIESNAVKNFGAIGFETADLGRGKVEALPSRNIAAVIGPAPQEDFGLLSKERLVKTLLTHQETLEMIMKSQFILPCKFGTVLRDREEVRELLLQNERRLEEWISKMKDRVEMDVVATWDSREVLKGMAEGDPEIESRIKAIHALSPEREKDEKIALGMNLAAKLKEYANQWADEILFALKKVSQESAPHDVMNDDMVLNASFLLKHDQEDQFSKAVEDLDQRFEGKFNFRCIGPLPPYSFSMILVKEFEEREIRRAKEVLGLEGDQNLETVKHAYKEKSREFHPDIHPELDNQEFQKIHEAYELLLDYCQGGRQSWKVDLFQTNGKG
- a CDS encoding CDC48 family AAA ATPase, whose amino-acid sequence is MSSIVKKEQVHSTNSLTFRVVEALVRDVGRGIARLDPADMEKLGCDVGDIICIEGKHKTVAKLAPTYEEYRGKHCIQMDGITRENAGVSLDEKVLIHATTAEFARTLWLKTTLSPSKQGALSASDPYVGRLLEGLPVIKGDRVRTTLFGSRTRDFEVVNTAPDGPLLVTSSTQIKIEGEAAKGEEKARPGVSYEDIGGLTKEIQRIREMVELPLKHPEVFERLGIDPPKGVLLYGPPGTGKTLIARAVAHESEANFYTVNGPEIVHKFYGESEAHLRSIFEEARNNAPAIVFIDEIDSVAPKRANVQGEVEKRIVATLLSLLDGLKSRGELIVIGATNMPDLLDPALRRPGRFDREITIGIPDRNGRLKILEIHTRGMPLAEDVSLERIADITHGYVGADLEALAREAAMSCLRQVLEKRGMSIEDLPFEVIESMEVTQEHFMQALNEVEPSAIREVSLETPNVRWSDIGGLEAVKKVLIEGAEWPLHYAKVFEKANLKPNKGVLLAGAPGTGKTLLAKALATESEVNFISIKGPELVSKYVGETEKGIREIFKKARSAAPCVLFFDEMDSIAPRRGSGDGDAGVMGRTISQFLTELDGMEELRGVIILGATNRVDLIDPALIRPGRFDHIIMLGPPDLKAREGIFQIHLKGTPVEKRVDKEELARESEGANGADIAAICRQAVTLAIREFIEEYQDKSNGLAEKFIVKKEHFQEAIRIAAKAKK